In one window of Pseudomonas sp. IAC-BECa141 DNA:
- a CDS encoding response regulator — MSSNILLVEDDGFLRSVMAEAVKIVGHEVIERSSADQALIVLEGTTPIALVITDVRMPGRIDGLDLARAIWLRWPELPVVIMSGNTVLPPGMLPPNSRFLAKPVHLDALHHAIEELLPRADER; from the coding sequence GTGTCATCCAATATACTTCTGGTCGAGGACGACGGCTTTTTGCGCTCAGTGATGGCGGAGGCTGTAAAGATTGTCGGTCATGAGGTAATCGAACGATCCAGTGCTGACCAGGCGCTAATCGTATTAGAGGGCACTACACCCATTGCCTTGGTGATCACCGACGTGCGCATGCCGGGTAGGATAGATGGGTTGGACTTGGCTCGAGCGATTTGGTTGCGGTGGCCTGAACTGCCTGTCGTTATCATGTCTGGAAATACCGTGCTGCCGCCCGGTATGCTCCCGCCTAATTCGCGTTTCCTGGCAAAGCCCGTGCACTTGGATGCATTGCATCATGCGATTGAAGAGCTGCTACCGAGAGCAGATGAACGTTAG
- a CDS encoding sensor histidine kinase → MRLHQFILQHIEQILAAWESFARSVETALPTMDSKGLRNHSEHILRTVAQDMQTPQTERQQVAKSLGQGPKSDEDSPAQTHAVTRFVAGFSMDQMVSEYRALRSSVLRLWLSESRIEDAHDVQDIIRFNEAIDQALVESIARYGEAVESTRKTVLGVLGHDLRSPLGAVLMASDMLRKNVNMTDRDRRLAEQINASVSRANHMVGDLLDLARSNLGSGIPVNPEETDLSIVCTAVVEELRTAFPQAQIVSNVSERVAGRYDPSRIEQVFTNLIGNAVRHGDSLQPIYVTLSQNDDCSVFSVQNRGELIPASVIPHLFNPQARYSSYAATEKGSTAGLGLGLFIASEIVTAHRGKIGVVSTPEQGTIFRVQLPIFQ, encoded by the coding sequence ATGAGACTTCACCAGTTCATTCTACAGCATATCGAGCAGATTCTGGCGGCTTGGGAAAGCTTCGCCCGCTCGGTGGAGACAGCTCTGCCTACCATGGATTCAAAAGGACTGAGGAATCATTCCGAGCACATCTTGAGGACGGTAGCTCAAGATATGCAAACCCCTCAGACAGAGAGACAGCAGGTTGCTAAATCTCTCGGTCAGGGGCCTAAATCGGACGAAGACTCGCCCGCGCAGACGCATGCGGTGACGCGATTTGTGGCAGGGTTTTCCATGGATCAGATGGTTTCAGAATATCGAGCCCTCCGATCGAGCGTGCTCAGGCTTTGGCTGTCAGAGTCTCGCATCGAAGATGCGCATGATGTGCAAGACATCATCCGCTTCAATGAAGCAATAGACCAAGCGCTCGTGGAGTCGATTGCGAGATACGGTGAGGCCGTGGAGAGCACGCGTAAAACTGTTCTGGGCGTACTCGGTCATGACCTGCGCTCACCGCTTGGGGCTGTGTTGATGGCCAGTGACATGTTGCGTAAAAACGTCAATATGACTGACAGGGACCGGAGGCTGGCAGAGCAAATCAATGCGAGTGTAAGTAGGGCCAATCACATGGTCGGCGATTTGCTCGACCTGGCCCGCTCAAATCTCGGCTCGGGTATACCAGTCAATCCAGAAGAGACTGACCTATCGATTGTGTGCACCGCTGTTGTTGAAGAGTTACGCACCGCGTTCCCTCAGGCGCAGATCGTTTCGAATGTGAGTGAACGAGTAGCGGGGAGGTATGATCCGTCCCGCATAGAACAAGTTTTCACCAACCTGATCGGCAATGCGGTCAGACATGGTGACTCACTGCAACCCATCTATGTGACTTTGTCTCAAAATGATGATTGCTCAGTTTTCAGCGTGCAGAATCGGGGCGAACTTATACCTGCAAGCGTAATACCCCATCTTTTCAATCCCCAGGCGCGTTACTCAAGCTATGCAGCAACTGAAAAAGGATCGACCGCCGGCTTAGGGCTGGGACTGTTCATTGCGTCTGAGATCGTGACAGCCCATCGAGGAAAAATCGGGGTGGTTTCGACACCTGAGCAGGGCACTATCTTTAGGGTTCAGCTCCCAATCTTCCAATGA